In a single window of the Desulfallas thermosapovorans DSM 6562 genome:
- a CDS encoding YnfA family protein, translating into MIKSAILFIMAGLAEIGGGYFVWLWLREKKGIWLGVVGAVILVLYGVIPTLQEYPHFGRVYAAYGGVFIVLSLLWGWFIDKKRPDKYDWAGSCVALIGAAIIIWTPR; encoded by the coding sequence TTGATTAAATCCGCTATCCTTTTCATCATGGCCGGTTTGGCCGAAATTGGCGGGGGGTATTTTGTTTGGTTATGGTTGCGTGAGAAAAAGGGAATATGGTTGGGTGTTGTCGGTGCCGTAATCTTGGTTCTGTACGGTGTAATACCTACGTTGCAGGAATATCCTCATTTTGGCCGGGTGTATGCGGCGTATGGCGGCGTTTTCATTGTGTTGTCCCTGCTGTGGGGATGGTTTATCGACAAAAAAAGGCCCGATAAATATGATTGGGCCGGTTCCTGTGTGGCCCTTATTGGGGCTGC
- a CDS encoding YnfA family protein gives MVVRSVILFILAGLAEIAGGYFIWIWLRDGAGPIWGLAGGIILILYGVIPTLQNFPDFGRIYAAYGGVFIIMSILWGWWIDGVTPDFYDWLGTFVALVGTAIILWFPRGGQQREAGGVD, from the coding sequence ATGGTTGTCAGATCGGTGATTCTTTTCATTCTGGCTGGTTTGGCTGAAATAGCGGGAGGTTATTTCATATGGATTTGGCTCCGGGATGGAGCCGGTCCAATCTGGGGGTTGGCCGGCGGTATAATATTGATACTATACGGGGTGATACCCACACTGCAGAACTTCCCTGATTTCGGGCGTATATACGCGGCATACGGCGGCGTATTTATCATTATGTCCATTTTATGGGGTTGGTGGATTGATGGTGTAACTCCCGATTTTTATGATTGGCTGGGCACATTTGTCGCCCTGGTTGGCACAGCAATAATTTTATGGTTCCCCCGCGGGGGGCAACAAAGGGAGGCCGGCGGCGTTGATTAA